Genomic window (Vibrio coralliirubri):
GTCAGTATTGAAAACACCATCATTCCTTTTCCACGCAACCTTGTGTCTGATGGCGATGGCGGTCATCCTCGCTTATGTAACCTCTGCACCGGTTGTGTTGATGGAGAATCTAGGCCTGACCATGAAAGAGTTTACTTTCTGGTTTGGTGTTAATGCAGCCATCAACATTGCAGCTGCGTTTACTGCACCTAAATTTATGGACCGTTTTGGTACCTATAAAGCACTGGTCGTTGGTATCTCAACGCTAGGTTTAGCGGGCGTGATTATGTTAGTGCTTGCAGAACACGCTAGCCCAATTGCATTCATGCTGCCAATCTTCTTGTCTTCAGTAGGTTTTGCTTGGATTCTCGGTGCTGCTGCTGGTAAGGCTCTTGAACCTTTCGGTGACCGTGCGGGCACAGCTGCTGCACTGCTTGGCTTGTTCCAAATGAGCGGCTCAGGGCTGCTTGTTGGTACCATGCAACGCCTTGATTTAACGTCTCAAGTGATGATTGCGCTGCAAATGTTCCTTATTGTTCCAGCGTTGTTAGTGCTTGCGAGCAAAGCAGGCAAGTCGTGGCACACGACGTTTGCTAAGGCGTAAGTCTCAAGGGTGACAAAATATACAAATGGCGGTTTGCGAAACGTTAAAACATGGTATATTTGTCACTCATTGAAACGTTAGTCCCCAACGGAAAATACTGTAATGTCATTAACAACCTACGAAATGGCGCGCGTCTTAGAACAAATGGAAGATGCACCTGAAAAGGTCATGTTTGGTAAATTGCTTAAAGAGCTAGGCAACCAAAGTGAAGAGCGTATTCGCAGTGCGGCAAAACAAGTTCCAATCGATACTTTGCGAGACATCATTTACCAATTTCAGCGTGTGGTAGAGTCTCGTAAGGGTGAGCAGGTTCAGCTACTAGCAAAAGAGCTAGCCGAGCAAGGTATCTCTGCTGAAGAGCTACAAGCTTTTCTGAATAAGTAGTTTATCCCAGTTAAAAAGAAACCACTCAATTGAGTGGTTTTTTGCGTTTTGGGGTATATCAATTTAGTGCGAATGAAAGTTCGTTCTAACCTCTAAACTGTGCTTTCAAAATTCGATCAAGTGAGAATGGCCCTGCGCCCCATACGACAACGATAAGAATCATTAATCCCCACAACTGATGATCATAGAAGCCTTGCGCCCATAACACTGGGTAAGACACAACCGCAATGATATTGAAAACGAACAGAACCGCTGCCATAGGTCGTGTTAATAGACCAAGCGCTAAGAATACCGGCAGAATCAATTCAGCTGCGGTGCCCATGTAGGCGGCTAACTCCCAAGGTAGCAGTGGTACTTGGTATTCCAACTCAAACAAGTAAAGGGTGCTATCCCAAGTCGCTATCTTGGTCAGGCCAGAATTAAAGAATACCCACGCCACCCATAGGCGACAAAATAGTAGTAGTACCGGAACAAAGAGTGCCTGTGATTTCTCAATCAAACTGTCGTATTGAGCCATCATGTTTGTGACTGTGTTGTTATCCATATTATGTCTCCAATTCGGCATTGATTGAAAAGCCTGAGATGACGTTAAGCGCCATGACAGCATTCAGATGTTGTAGTAATGAAGGGTCTATCGCTGCGAGCATTTGGCCTGATTGAAATTCGCGAAGTAATTGATGGCATTCTTCACTCAACTGATGATTCTCAATCTGAGAATTTTCCGCTCGTATTAACACCCCAAATTCAGGTTGGTTGATGTCTAACCCATCGAGTTGTTGCTGATAGATAGCGTGTTCAAGTGCGATAATCGTATAGTTAGAATTAATGAGCGTTATTGAATCTTTGAGATGAAAGACTAAAGCGCCTTGTTGCTCTGGTGGCACATCAGCTAAACCAGCCAGAGGACGTTGGTCGGCTTTTGATTCTGAAACGCATCTCACCAAGTTATCTTTTTTCCATTCATACATAGCCACTTCGCAAAGGTAAGGTGCAGCCTCAATAACGGCAGGAAAGGCTTGTATGGTTTGTTCAAAGTGTTCACCGTAACCACTGACATCACCAGAGGTTGATGGATAACTTAAGACATGTTGACGAGCCATCTGTTGGAAGCACTCTTCACCAACCAGCATTTCAGTGAGTGGGTAGGTTGCAGCGAGTACTTCGCTTAAGCTGATCACAAAGTTATTACGGTAAATCTGGATTCGTTGCTCATCAGTAAAATGGTCGCTCACTATGTCGCAATGCTCACCACTGTTTTGGTAGCGTAGGGCGTTCGCAAACTCTGATTGAACATCTGCTAGGGAGTGGCTCATGATGCGCGACTCCTTTGAATGAACTTGTCGTGTTGATACAAGATGTCACTGGCTTTGGTTGCTTCAGCCAGTAAAACTTGTGGCTGTGGGATATCTAGATCCCACTCAATCAAGGTATGGCGCGAACCATGTTGTGCTATCCAGTCAGTGTAGAGTTGCCACACTTCGTCACAGACAGGCTTGCTATGGGTGTCTATCCAGATCTCACCTTGCTCGAGTTTCTTCTTCGTGAAACCTGCCAAGTGAATCTCTTCCACTTTGTCTGCCGGTATTCCACTGAGATACTCTTCACAGCTGAAGCCATGATTAAACGATGAGACGAAAATATTATTGAAATCGAGTAACAGTCGGCAATCAGTGCGCTTCTGTACCTCAGCCAAAAATTCCCACTCAGGAATAGTAGAATGCTTGAAGGCAAGGTAGCTCGATGGGTTCTCAATCAGCATAGGGCGTTGCAGGCTGTCTTGCACCTCGATGACATTGCGACAAAAGACCTCTAGCGCTTCTTCGGTATAAGGCAGCGGTAACAAGTCATTGAAGTAATGACCACCTGTCTGGCTCCAGCTGAGATGATCAGAAACCAAGAAGGGTTCGATATCATCAATGAGCTCTTTTAATTGCACAAGATGATGTTGATTGATGCGCTCAACAGAACCTAGCGACAACCCAACACCGTGACAACTGATGTTGTGTGCGTGACGAATTTCTCTGAGTTGTTGGCGTTGCGGTGATTGAGCTAAGAAGTAGTTCTCGCTGTGAACTTCTAACCAACTTACTAAGGCTGGATTTTGGCTAAAGAAGTCCAAGTGCGGTGTTCTAAGGCCAACCCCTGTGTTGGGGTGAAGAGTTTCAGTCACAACGATTCTCCTAATAAGAAGTGGAGGTGAGCTGAGTGTCAGCTCACCATACTAAGCAGCTCAATTATGATGATTGAGTGTTACCACCTGATAATTTGCCACATAGCCCTTTAGGTACGACTACGAATGCATCGGATTGGTTGTCTTCTTTTGCTGTACCCGCACATGAGCTTGTTTTGGTTGCACAATCATTTTGGCCAGCTTTTGCCACGCCGTAGCATTTTTCTTTTGCTGCTGCTTCCGCAGGTGCTGATGTAAGAACTGCACCGCCGAACGCTAGTACACTTGTGATTGCAGCTGTAACAGCAAGATTAGAATTTTTCATAGTCATTCCCTCTAGGACTTAATAGTATTTTGATATCGCAGGTTAATGGATTGTTAACTTGCTTACTAAAAAGGATAGGAACAACCGGGAAATAATTTCACGGCATTATAAAAAATATCAATATTAATGATGTTTTATATTTTAAGTTGTTGAATTTGTGATGTTAATTTTTGATTGTTTTTTCTTCTTATTATCCTAAACGCAGCCTAGTGTTTAGGTTATAATCAACTTTTATGTATAAATACCCAGTAGTGAGCATATCCAATGATAGATCCTTCGCTTTTACTCGACGGCCTAAACGATAAACAACGTGAGGCGGTCGCGGCACCTTTAGAAAACCTACTTATTCTGGCAGGTGCAGGCAGTGGTAAAACGCGAGTGTTGGTGCATCGTATCGCTTGGCTGCAAAGTGTAGAGCAAGCATCACCGTTCTCTATTATGTCGGTTACCTTCACCAACAAAGCGGCAGCAGAAATGCGTGGTCGTATTGAAGAGTTGATGATGGGTAGTTCGTCAGGCATGTGGAACGGCACCTTCCACGGTATTTGTCACCGAATCCTTCGTGCTCACTACCTAGATGCAAAGCTGCCGGAAGATTTCCAGATCATAGATTCTGATGATCAGATTCGTTTGTTACGTCGCTTAATCAAGGCGCAAAACCTTGATGAAAAGCAGTGGCCTGCCAAGCAAGCTTCTTGGTGGATCAATGGTAAGAAAGACGAGGGATTACGCCCAAGTCACATTGACGCCTACCATGATCCAATAACTCAAACGTGGTTAAAGATCTATTCTGCTTACCAAGAAGCATGTGACCGTGCTGGTTTGGTCGACTTTGCGGAAATCTTGCTGAGATCGCATGAACTATTACGCGATAAGAAACACATCCGAGAGCACTACCAAGCTCGCTTTAAGCATATCCTTGTCGACGAATTCCAAGATACCAACAACATCCAATATGCTTGGCTGCGTATGATGGCAGGCCCAGATTGTCGCGTAATGATCGTAGGCGATGATGACCAATCTATCTATGGCTGGCGTGGTGCGAAGATCGAAAATATTCAGAAGTTCTTGGATGAATTCCCTGGTGCTTCGACGGTTCGACTTGAACAAAACTACCGTTCAACCAAAACCATTCTGCAGGCGTCGAACGAGCTTATCTCGAACAACACCGAACGTATGGGTAAAGAGCTGTGGACTGATGGCAACGATGGC
Coding sequences:
- a CDS encoding DoxX family protein; this encodes MDNNTVTNMMAQYDSLIEKSQALFVPVLLLFCRLWVAWVFFNSGLTKIATWDSTLYLFELEYQVPLLPWELAAYMGTAAELILPVFLALGLLTRPMAAVLFVFNIIAVVSYPVLWAQGFYDHQLWGLMILIVVVWGAGPFSLDRILKAQFRG
- a CDS encoding DNA-binding domain-containing protein, with amino-acid sequence MSHSLADVQSEFANALRYQNSGEHCDIVSDHFTDEQRIQIYRNNFVISLSEVLAATYPLTEMLVGEECFQQMARQHVLSYPSTSGDVSGYGEHFEQTIQAFPAVIEAAPYLCEVAMYEWKKDNLVRCVSESKADQRPLAGLADVPPEQQGALVFHLKDSITLINSNYTIIALEHAIYQQQLDGLDINQPEFGVLIRAENSQIENHQLSEECHQLLREFQSGQMLAAIDPSLLQHLNAVMALNVISGFSINAELET
- a CDS encoding DUF692 domain-containing protein is translated as MTETLHPNTGVGLRTPHLDFFSQNPALVSWLEVHSENYFLAQSPQRQQLREIRHAHNISCHGVGLSLGSVERINQHHLVQLKELIDDIEPFLVSDHLSWSQTGGHYFNDLLPLPYTEEALEVFCRNVIEVQDSLQRPMLIENPSSYLAFKHSTIPEWEFLAEVQKRTDCRLLLDFNNIFVSSFNHGFSCEEYLSGIPADKVEEIHLAGFTKKKLEQGEIWIDTHSKPVCDEVWQLYTDWIAQHGSRHTLIEWDLDIPQPQVLLAEATKASDILYQHDKFIQRSRAS
- a CDS encoding DUF2282 domain-containing protein, which produces MKNSNLAVTAAITSVLAFGGAVLTSAPAEAAAKEKCYGVAKAGQNDCATKTSSCAGTAKEDNQSDAFVVVPKGLCGKLSGGNTQSS